Proteins from one Pseudomonas bijieensis genomic window:
- a CDS encoding YkgJ family cysteine cluster protein gives MNTTFSCVGCGKCCTDHHVPLTLDEARMWADDGGQVIVLVEAFLPNGLGLPTVQREHAERRSAVVHSGSTEAFVAITFAAYNVGRCRNLDEENLCRIYERRPLVCRIYPMEINPHIPLNIAVKECPPESWETGPQLILGGELVDQELARLIERSRQADREEIAIKDRICAALGIRTTALKGDGFTAYLPDMSAFVAALDEARRQPAQQHFSQWQFHLSGDDVASQVSACGAQVVTEAPVNYAFISLRAA, from the coding sequence ATGAACACAACGTTTTCCTGCGTAGGGTGCGGCAAATGCTGCACCGATCACCACGTTCCCCTGACCCTCGACGAGGCCCGCATGTGGGCGGACGATGGCGGCCAGGTGATTGTCCTGGTGGAGGCCTTCCTACCGAACGGCCTCGGCCTGCCGACGGTACAACGCGAGCATGCCGAGCGCCGCTCGGCGGTGGTCCACAGCGGCAGCACCGAGGCCTTTGTGGCGATCACTTTTGCCGCCTACAACGTCGGCCGCTGTCGGAATCTTGACGAAGAAAACCTCTGTCGCATCTATGAGCGTCGCCCCTTGGTGTGCCGTATCTATCCGATGGAAATCAATCCGCACATTCCCCTCAATATCGCCGTAAAGGAATGCCCTCCCGAGTCATGGGAAACCGGGCCACAACTGATACTCGGCGGTGAACTGGTCGACCAGGAACTGGCTCGGTTGATCGAACGCTCACGCCAGGCCGACCGTGAAGAGATCGCCATCAAGGACCGCATCTGCGCCGCCCTCGGCATCCGCACGACGGCGCTCAAGGGCGACGGTTTCACCGCATACCTGCCGGACATGAGCGCATTCGTGGCAGCCCTCGATGAGGCGCGCCGGCAACCGGCGCAACAACACTTCAGTCAATGGCAGTTCCATCTGTCTGGCGACGACGTGGCCAGCCAGGTATCGGCCTGTGGCGCACAGGTGGTTACTGAAGCGCCGGTCAATTACGCCTTTATTTCCTTGCGGGCGGCATAA
- a CDS encoding benzoate/H(+) symporter BenE family transporter — protein MDTLRKDLSLSAVIAGFIAVIISYAGPLIIVFQAAKEAHLPNDVVSSWIWAISIGSGITGLFLSWRLRVPVITAWSTPGAALLVSMLPTVTLPQAIGAYVVASVIIALVGLSGAFDKLMSRLPKAIAAAMLAGILFRFGAELFTSIKLQPALVLAMIAAYLVFKRFSPRYAILSVLIVGCAVAASFGELNSSSITIAVAQPVFIAPEWNWHAIINIGLPLALVTLTGQYVPGMAVLRTSGYNTPARSIISVTAIGSVLMAPFGSHGFNLAAITAAICTGREAHEDRDKRYMAGIACGVFYILMGTFGATLASVFSALPKELIASLAGLALFGAISAGLSGAMADEKQREAALITFLVTASGMSFLGLAAAFWGLIFGLVAHFVLTYTRESKAAVIAEGSRP, from the coding sequence ATGGACACACTCAGAAAGGATCTATCCCTCTCAGCGGTGATTGCGGGCTTCATCGCCGTGATCATCTCCTACGCCGGCCCGCTCATCATCGTGTTCCAGGCAGCCAAGGAAGCGCACCTGCCCAACGACGTGGTGTCTTCATGGATCTGGGCCATTTCCATCGGCAGCGGGATTACCGGCCTGTTCCTGAGCTGGCGCCTGCGTGTTCCAGTCATCACCGCGTGGTCGACACCCGGGGCGGCGTTGCTGGTGTCGATGCTGCCCACCGTGACCCTGCCCCAAGCCATCGGGGCCTATGTGGTGGCGTCGGTGATCATCGCGCTGGTCGGTCTGTCCGGGGCGTTCGACAAGCTGATGAGTCGCCTGCCCAAGGCCATTGCCGCCGCCATGCTCGCCGGCATCCTGTTCCGCTTTGGCGCCGAACTGTTCACGTCGATCAAGCTGCAGCCGGCATTGGTGCTGGCGATGATCGCGGCATACCTGGTCTTCAAGCGCTTTTCGCCACGCTACGCGATCCTGTCGGTATTGATCGTCGGTTGCGCGGTGGCCGCCTCGTTCGGTGAACTCAACAGCAGCTCGATCACCATTGCCGTGGCCCAGCCGGTCTTCATCGCCCCTGAATGGAACTGGCACGCAATCATCAACATCGGCCTGCCCCTGGCGTTGGTGACCTTGACCGGCCAGTACGTGCCTGGCATGGCGGTGTTGCGCACCTCGGGCTACAACACGCCAGCGCGCTCGATCATCTCCGTCACTGCGATTGGCTCGGTGCTGATGGCTCCATTCGGCTCCCACGGCTTTAACCTGGCGGCCATTACCGCAGCGATCTGCACCGGCCGCGAAGCCCACGAGGACCGCGACAAACGCTACATGGCCGGGATTGCCTGCGGGGTGTTCTACATTCTGATGGGCACCTTTGGCGCCACCCTGGCCTCGGTGTTCTCCGCCCTGCCGAAAGAATTGATCGCATCCCTCGCCGGCCTCGCCTTGTTTGGCGCGATCAGTGCCGGGCTGAGCGGCGCCATGGCTGACGAGAAGCAACGTGAAGCTGCCTTGATCACCTTCCTGGTGACGGCTTCGGGCATGAGTTTCCTGGGCCTGGCCGCCGCATTCTGGGGGTTGATCTTCGGCCTCGTGGCGCACTTCGTTCTGACTTACACCCGCGAAAGCAAAGCCGCCGTTATCGCCGAGGGCAGCC
- a CDS encoding PLP-dependent aminotransferase family protein, whose product MWVPQLSEFNQPMYLSIADALARDINNGVLNEGDRLPTLRELATTLNVTPGTISRAYSEAHRRRLVQGEVGRGTYVLNQKQLELPASNSASAPLNLGQSELLDLSIIKPYSETLEYWLRGALVGMAKSTDFARALDYAPDGGHPAHREAGAQWLRHSLPDAQWQQVVITAGAQHGLMVAMSALTNAGDLVLCEALCYPGIISLAHGLERRLRGVPMDDEGIIPEALRELCLREKPAMLVCVATCQNPTAAIMSQKRRAQIAALAEEFDFIILDDDIYGFLATDPSIKPLSAFAPERSVYLTSLSKSVMPALRVGYIYSPPKLLSRLTSMVRSSVWMPSPLTAQLASNVITEGLDKKLIRIQRNEAAGRQAIAREIFANFELKTQPYSYHVWLTLPEPWTSDEFTMLARANGVLVLSGTQFQAERSGTTRCVRLVLMSPTSQDELRFALTKLASLIDSDPRRYY is encoded by the coding sequence ATGTGGGTTCCCCAGCTAAGCGAGTTCAACCAGCCGATGTATCTGTCGATTGCCGATGCGTTGGCGCGCGATATCAACAATGGCGTGTTGAACGAGGGCGATCGCCTGCCGACCTTGCGGGAGCTGGCCACCACCTTGAATGTCACGCCGGGCACCATCAGCCGGGCCTATAGCGAAGCCCACCGGCGTCGGTTGGTGCAGGGGGAAGTGGGGCGTGGCACCTACGTGCTCAACCAGAAGCAGCTGGAACTGCCGGCAAGCAACAGTGCCTCCGCGCCGCTGAACCTGGGGCAATCCGAACTGCTCGATCTTTCGATCATCAAGCCCTACAGCGAAACCCTGGAGTACTGGTTGCGCGGTGCGTTGGTGGGCATGGCCAAAAGCACCGATTTCGCTCGCGCACTGGATTACGCGCCGGATGGCGGTCACCCGGCTCATCGCGAGGCGGGTGCGCAGTGGTTGCGCCATTCATTGCCCGACGCGCAATGGCAGCAAGTGGTGATTACCGCAGGGGCCCAGCATGGCTTGATGGTCGCGATGAGCGCCCTGACCAACGCCGGTGACCTGGTGCTCTGCGAAGCGCTTTGCTACCCCGGCATCATTTCCCTGGCCCATGGCCTCGAGCGCCGCCTGCGTGGCGTGCCGATGGATGACGAAGGCATCATTCCCGAAGCATTGCGCGAACTGTGCCTGCGGGAGAAGCCGGCGATGCTGGTCTGCGTGGCGACGTGCCAGAACCCGACGGCGGCGATCATGTCGCAGAAGCGTCGGGCCCAGATCGCTGCGCTTGCCGAGGAATTCGACTTCATCATCCTGGACGATGACATCTATGGTTTCCTGGCCACCGATCCGTCGATCAAGCCACTGTCGGCCTTTGCGCCGGAGCGGTCGGTGTACCTGACCAGCCTGTCGAAATCGGTCATGCCGGCGCTTCGTGTCGGTTACATCTACAGCCCGCCGAAACTGCTGTCGCGCCTGACCTCGATGGTGCGCAGCAGTGTCTGGATGCCGTCGCCGTTGACCGCGCAGTTGGCCAGCAATGTGATTACCGAAGGCCTGGACAAGAAACTGATCCGCATCCAGCGCAACGAGGCGGCGGGGCGACAAGCCATCGCCCGGGAAATCTTTGCCAATTTCGAGCTCAAGACCCAGCCGTATTCCTATCACGTCTGGTTGACACTGCCGGAGCCCTGGACCAGCGACGAATTCACCATGCTCGCCCGGGCCAACGGTGTATTGGTGCTCAGTGGCACCCAGTTCCAGGCTGAGCGTTCGGGGACTACGCGATGTGTACGGTTGGTGTTGATGTCGCCCACCAGCCAGGATGAACTGCGCTTCGCCCTGACCAAGCTGGCCAGCCTGATCGATTCAGACCCACGCCGTTATTATTGA
- a CDS encoding DMT family transporter, translating into MNLSLYLLTVLIWGTTWIALKLQLGVVAIPVSIVYRFGLAALILFAMLLLSRRLQVMGRRGHLICIAQGLCLFCINFMCFLTASQWIPSGLVAVVFSTATLWNALNARVFFGQRIARNVLLGGALGLLGLALLFWPELAGHSASPQTLLGLALALLGTLCFSAGNMLSSLQQKAGLKPLTTNAWGMAYGAAMLSLWCLFQDIPFDMEWNTRYIGSLLYLVIPGSVIGFTAYLTLVGRMGPERAAYCTVLFPVVALNVSAFAEGYQWTAPALVGLVLVMLGNVLVFRKPRPAPANVVLGAR; encoded by the coding sequence ATGAACCTCTCGTTGTATCTGCTCACCGTGCTCATCTGGGGCACCACCTGGATTGCGCTGAAATTGCAATTGGGCGTGGTCGCCATTCCCGTGTCGATTGTCTATCGCTTCGGTCTCGCGGCTCTGATTCTGTTTGCGATGCTCTTGCTCAGCCGGCGCTTGCAGGTGATGGGGCGGCGCGGCCATTTGATTTGCATTGCCCAGGGCCTGTGTCTGTTCTGCATCAACTTCATGTGCTTCCTGACCGCCAGCCAATGGATTCCCAGTGGTTTGGTCGCCGTGGTGTTTTCCACCGCCACGCTCTGGAATGCCCTCAATGCCCGCGTGTTCTTCGGTCAGCGGATCGCGCGCAACGTGCTGTTGGGTGGTGCCCTGGGTCTGCTGGGGTTGGCGCTGCTGTTCTGGCCGGAGCTGGCCGGCCACAGCGCAAGTCCGCAAACCTTGCTTGGGTTGGCGCTGGCGTTGCTGGGGACCTTGTGTTTCTCGGCGGGCAACATGCTCTCGAGCCTGCAACAGAAAGCCGGCCTCAAGCCGCTGACCACCAATGCCTGGGGCATGGCCTACGGCGCGGCCATGCTGTCGCTGTGGTGCCTGTTCCAGGACATCCCGTTCGACATGGAATGGAACACGCGCTACATCGGTTCGCTGTTGTACCTGGTGATCCCGGGGTCGGTGATCGGCTTTACCGCCTACCTGACGCTGGTGGGGCGCATGGGGCCGGAGCGGGCAGCGTATTGCACGGTGTTGTTCCCGGTGGTGGCGTTGAACGTCTCGGCGTTTGCCGAGGGCTATCAGTGGACCGCGCCGGCATTGGTGGGATTGGTCCTGGTCATGCTGGGCAACGTGCTGGTATTTCGCAAGCCGCGACCAGCGCCAGCAAATGTGGTCTTGGGCGCTCGCTGA
- a CDS encoding DUF3509 domain-containing protein has protein sequence MDNPFQIITDAFAPHYQINLSIQGLDGSIMLTLSKSGRVVAKRMISAQQRNDPERLKRLVQSIQFGIAIEQGHSAVAILEAMTGGDNIKLPPPHAQGPASAATGL, from the coding sequence ATGGACAACCCTTTTCAGATCATTACCGACGCCTTTGCGCCGCATTATCAAATCAACCTGAGTATTCAGGGCCTGGACGGCAGCATTATGCTAACCCTGTCCAAAAGCGGGCGCGTCGTCGCCAAACGCATGATCAGCGCCCAGCAGCGCAACGATCCGGAGCGGCTCAAGCGCCTGGTGCAGAGCATTCAATTCGGTATCGCCATCGAACAGGGCCACAGCGCCGTGGCCATCCTCGAAGCAATGACCGGCGGTGACAACATCAAGCTGCCACCACCGCACGCACAGGGGCCAGCCTCCGCCGCCACCGGCCTCTAG
- a CDS encoding YebG family protein, with protein sequence MAVEVVYRSSRDLERLFMDKAEADRHDKMLELAELLAEVLQKAVPSLSEQQVEEAGIYMAKNRDVFAKAFKSQPDALSELLNPSDE encoded by the coding sequence ATGGCCGTCGAAGTGGTATACCGCAGCAGCCGAGATCTGGAGCGCTTGTTCATGGATAAAGCCGAAGCTGACCGTCATGACAAAATGCTGGAACTCGCCGAATTGCTGGCGGAGGTGTTGCAAAAAGCCGTTCCATCGCTGAGCGAGCAACAGGTCGAGGAAGCAGGGATCTACATGGCGAAGAATCGTGATGTGTTCGCCAAGGCTTTCAAGAGCCAGCCGGACGCCTTGTCCGAACTGCTCAACCCGTCGGACGAATGA
- a CDS encoding 2-hydroxyacid dehydrogenase, translated as MVERLQQDFDVIVPSPSKGDINVQFNEALPHVHGLIGVGRKLGREQLQGAANLQVVASVSVGYDNYDLAYFNERGIMLTNTPDVLTESTADLAFALLMSSARRVAELDAWSKAGQWQATVGPQLFGSDVHGKTLGIVGMGNIGAAIARRGRLGFNMPILYSGNSRKTELENQLGAQFRELDQLLAEADFVCLVVPLSEKTRHLIGQRELSLMKPSAILVNISRGPVVDEPALIEALQNNRIRGAGLDVYEKEPLAESPLFQLKNAVTLPHIGSATHETREAMANLAVDNLRSALLGERPQNLVNPQVWK; from the coding sequence ATGGTCGAGCGCCTGCAACAGGACTTCGACGTGATCGTGCCGAGCCCGTCCAAGGGCGACATCAACGTACAGTTCAACGAAGCCCTGCCCCACGTCCATGGGCTGATCGGGGTCGGTCGCAAGCTCGGGCGCGAGCAGTTGCAGGGCGCTGCGAACCTGCAAGTGGTCGCCAGTGTCTCGGTGGGCTACGACAACTATGACCTGGCCTACTTCAATGAGCGCGGGATCATGCTCACCAACACCCCCGACGTACTCACCGAAAGCACCGCCGACCTGGCCTTCGCCCTGCTGATGAGCAGCGCCCGTCGCGTAGCCGAGCTGGACGCCTGGAGCAAGGCCGGGCAATGGCAGGCGACAGTCGGGCCGCAATTGTTCGGCAGCGATGTGCATGGCAAGACCCTGGGTATCGTCGGTATGGGCAACATCGGTGCAGCCATTGCACGGCGCGGCCGGCTGGGCTTCAACATGCCGATCCTCTACAGCGGCAACAGCCGCAAGACCGAGCTGGAAAACCAGTTGGGCGCACAATTTCGCGAGCTGGATCAGTTGCTGGCCGAAGCGGACTTCGTCTGCCTCGTGGTGCCATTGAGCGAGAAGACCCGTCACCTGATCGGCCAGCGCGAACTGAGCCTGATGAAACCGAGCGCCATCCTGGTCAACATTTCCCGTGGCCCGGTGGTGGATGAACCGGCACTGATCGAAGCCTTGCAAAACAATCGCATCCGCGGCGCCGGGCTGGATGTCTACGAGAAAGAACCGTTGGCCGAATCGCCGCTGTTCCAGTTGAAGAACGCCGTCACCCTGCCCCATATCGGCTCGGCGACCCACGAAACCCGCGAAGCCATGGCCAATCTTGCTGTGGATAACTTGCGCAGCGCTTTGCTGGGCGAGCGTCCGCAGAACCTGGTCAACCCGCAGGTCTGGAAGTAA
- a CDS encoding chemotaxis protein CheV, with amino-acid sequence MSSNKARADSLSLLLFTLRSGKLMAINLLKVSEIIPCPPLTKLPESHPHVKGIATLRGTSLSVIDLSRAIGERPLEDPDGGCLIVTDVSRSKQGLHVQAVSKIVHCLTTDIKPPPYGSGGVRSFITGVTSVDGTLVQVLDIEKVIHGIAPAQIETAPTELSMEDAEVLGNARILVVDDSQVALQQSVHTLRNLGLQCHTARSAKEAIECLLDLQGTAEQINLIVSDIEMSEMDGYALTRTLRETPDFAHLYVLLHTSLDSAMNSEKARLAGANGVLTKFSSPELTKCLITAAKAVAEQGH; translated from the coding sequence ATGTCTTCCAACAAAGCCCGCGCAGATTCACTTTCGCTTCTGCTGTTTACCTTGCGCAGCGGCAAGCTGATGGCGATCAACCTGCTCAAGGTCAGTGAGATCATTCCCTGCCCACCGTTGACCAAGCTGCCGGAGTCGCATCCGCACGTCAAAGGCATCGCCACCCTGCGCGGGACATCGTTGTCGGTGATCGACCTGAGCCGCGCCATTGGCGAGCGGCCACTGGAAGATCCGGATGGCGGCTGCCTGATCGTCACCGACGTCAGCCGCTCCAAACAGGGTCTGCATGTGCAGGCGGTGAGCAAGATCGTGCATTGCCTGACCACCGACATCAAACCGCCGCCCTACGGTTCCGGCGGCGTGCGCTCGTTCATCACCGGCGTGACCTCGGTGGACGGTACGCTGGTGCAGGTACTGGACATCGAAAAGGTCATCCACGGCATAGCACCGGCGCAGATCGAAACCGCGCCAACCGAATTGAGCATGGAAGACGCCGAAGTCCTGGGCAACGCACGGATCCTGGTGGTCGATGACAGCCAGGTCGCGCTGCAACAATCAGTGCACACCCTGCGCAACCTGGGCCTGCAATGCCACACCGCTCGCAGTGCCAAGGAAGCCATCGAGTGCCTGCTGGACCTGCAAGGCACGGCCGAACAAATCAACCTGATCGTCTCCGACATCGAAATGTCGGAGATGGACGGGTACGCCCTCACCCGGACACTGCGCGAAACGCCGGACTTCGCCCACCTCTACGTGTTGCTGCACACCTCGCTGGACAGCGCCATGAACAGCGAAAAGGCCCGGCTGGCCGGCGCCAACGGCGTGCTCACCAAGTTCTCCTCGCCGGAACTGACCAAATGCCTGATCACGGCGGCCAAGGCCGTTGCCGAGCAAGGTCACTGA
- a CDS encoding phosphate-starvation-inducible protein PsiE produces MKINWAENLRQNVHQLAESLGNLFVETFHYLALFAIGAVTAWAAVMEFLQMIEAGHIKIDDILLLFIYLELGAMVGIYFKTNHMPVRFLIYVAITALTRLLISNVSHHSPPDLGIIYLCGGILLLAFSILVVRYASSQFPSVKIEHPHRKVGAGSSEHAEVEKGEI; encoded by the coding sequence GTGAAAATCAACTGGGCCGAGAATTTGCGCCAGAACGTCCACCAACTGGCCGAATCCCTGGGAAACCTGTTCGTCGAGACCTTTCACTACCTGGCGCTGTTCGCCATCGGTGCGGTGACCGCGTGGGCAGCGGTGATGGAATTCTTGCAGATGATCGAGGCAGGACACATCAAGATCGATGACATCCTGCTGTTGTTCATCTACCTGGAATTGGGGGCGATGGTCGGGATCTACTTCAAGACCAACCACATGCCGGTGCGGTTTCTGATCTACGTGGCGATCACGGCGCTGACACGGCTGCTGATTTCCAATGTTTCCCATCACAGCCCACCAGACCTGGGGATCATTTACCTGTGCGGAGGCATCCTGCTACTGGCGTTTTCGATCCTGGTGGTGCGCTATGCGTCGTCGCAATTCCCTTCGGTCAAGATCGAGCACCCGCACCGCAAGGTTGGCGCGGGCTCCAGTGAGCATGCCGAAGTGGAGAAGGGGGAAATCTAG
- a CDS encoding disulfide bond formation protein B, producing MSEEMMRLGRERRYLVLLGLICLALIGGALYMQVALGEAPCPLCILQRYALLLIAIFAFIGAAMRTRRSLTIFEGLVVLSALAGAGVAGHHVYTQFFPAVSCGIDVLQPIVDDLPLAKIFPLGFQVDGFCSTPYPPILGLSLAQWALVAFVLTAVLVPLLVSRNRKQIR from the coding sequence ATGAGTGAGGAAATGATGCGGTTGGGCCGTGAGCGGCGCTACCTGGTGCTGCTGGGGCTGATCTGCCTGGCACTGATCGGCGGTGCGCTGTACATGCAGGTGGCCCTCGGTGAGGCGCCATGCCCGCTGTGCATCCTGCAACGCTATGCGCTGTTGCTGATCGCGATTTTCGCCTTCATCGGCGCAGCCATGCGCACCCGTCGCAGCCTGACGATCTTCGAAGGCCTGGTGGTGCTCAGCGCCCTGGCCGGTGCCGGGGTGGCGGGGCATCACGTGTACACCCAGTTCTTCCCCGCGGTCAGCTGCGGTATCGACGTGTTGCAACCGATTGTCGATGACCTGCCGCTGGCGAAGATCTTCCCGCTGGGCTTCCAGGTCGATGGCTTTTGCTCCACCCCCTACCCACCGATCCTGGGTCTGTCCCTGGCGCAATGGGCGTTGGTGGCTTTCGTGTTGACGGCGGTGCTGGTGCCGTTGCTGGTGTCGCGTAACCGTAAACAGATTCGCTGA
- a CDS encoding HPF/RaiA family ribosome-associated protein codes for MQIQVNSDNHIQSSIRLEEWVRTTIESTLERYEEDLTRVEVHLRDENGDKPGPHDLRCQLEARPKGHQPISVTHKAESLELAIEGAATKLENALEHLFGKLRGKRAAVDKPSESVALADALLEEEFLENERASLHG; via the coding sequence ATGCAAATCCAAGTCAACAGCGATAACCATATTCAAAGCAGCATCCGACTGGAGGAGTGGGTACGTACTACCATCGAAAGCACGCTCGAACGTTATGAAGAGGACCTGACACGGGTCGAGGTTCATTTGCGCGATGAGAACGGCGACAAGCCGGGTCCCCATGACCTGCGCTGCCAGCTTGAAGCACGGCCGAAGGGCCATCAGCCGATTTCCGTGACGCACAAGGCCGAATCGCTGGAACTGGCGATTGAAGGTGCGGCCACCAAACTTGAAAATGCCCTGGAGCATTTGTTCGGCAAACTGCGCGGCAAGCGCGCCGCCGTTGACAAGCCGAGCGAATCCGTAGCCTTGGCCGATGCGCTGCTGGAAGAAGAATTCCTCGAGAACGAACGGGCTTCGCTTCACGGCTGA
- a CDS encoding helix-turn-helix domain-containing protein — translation MPTLQTLQVFQALNSSPNARLEHSAELGDGMAAALWSNHHDARDYEAPTHHTLSCYIAGGTGTFRRERPDTTGAPDKLCILPAGHESAWVINGDIRLAHLYFSAEQFALGCVTLLDREPRQVQLHEETFLDDPRQAQRFRQLIALNWDEPGERLLTTSLAHDLLNHLLLSQVGQRQGLRLKGGLAAHQRRLLVDYVDSHLADAISLGQLAALCALSEYHFARMFRESFGLPPHQYVLARRLTCAQHLLRTTSQPLGDVALACGFASASHFTNRFRQALGATPGEYRQAFLR, via the coding sequence ATGCCCACACTGCAAACCCTGCAAGTCTTTCAAGCCCTCAACAGCTCGCCCAATGCTCGCCTGGAGCACAGTGCCGAGCTCGGGGACGGCATGGCGGCCGCTTTGTGGAGCAATCATCACGACGCCCGGGACTATGAGGCGCCGACCCACCATACGCTGTCGTGCTACATCGCCGGCGGCACCGGCACGTTTCGCCGCGAACGGCCCGACACCACGGGGGCACCGGACAAACTCTGCATCCTGCCGGCCGGGCATGAGTCAGCCTGGGTCATCAACGGCGACATTCGCCTCGCCCACCTGTATTTCAGCGCTGAACAATTCGCCCTGGGGTGCGTCACGCTGCTGGATCGCGAGCCTCGACAGGTGCAATTGCACGAGGAGACATTCCTCGACGACCCGCGACAGGCACAGCGTTTTCGCCAGTTGATTGCGCTGAACTGGGATGAACCGGGCGAACGCCTGCTGACCACCAGCCTGGCCCACGATCTGCTCAACCACCTGCTGCTCAGCCAGGTGGGCCAGCGCCAAGGGCTTCGCCTCAAGGGCGGCCTGGCCGCTCACCAGCGGCGGTTGCTGGTGGATTACGTCGACAGCCACCTGGCCGACGCCATCAGTCTCGGTCAATTGGCGGCGCTGTGTGCGTTGTCCGAATACCACTTCGCGCGGATGTTCCGCGAAAGCTTCGGGCTGCCGCCTCACCAGTACGTACTGGCTAGACGCTTGACCTGCGCGCAACACTTGCTGCGCACCACTTCACAACCGCTGGGCGACGTAGCACTGGCCTGCGGGTTTGCCAGCGCCAGCCACTTCACCAACCGGTTCCGCCAGGCCCTGGGCGCGACGCCCGGAGAGTATCGGCAGGCGTTTTTGCGCTAG
- the hmpA gene encoding NO-inducible flavohemoprotein: MLSREERAIIRSTVPLLESGGEALITHFYRMMLSEYPQVRPLFNQAHQASGDQPRALANGVLMYARHIDQLDQLGDLVAKIVNKHVALQILPEHYPIVGSCLLRAIAEVLGAEIATPEVIAAWGAAYNQLADILIGAEAGMYDKKAEAPGGWRGEREFILTAKVQESSEITSFYFEPADKGPILVAEPGQYIGMKLVLDGEEVRRNYSLSALADNGQYRISVKREPGGRVSNHLHHHFDVGSRIQLFPPSGDFYLTASDKPLVLISGGVGITPTLAMLQAALQTERPVHFIHCARNGSAHAFRDWIDDLAKRHPQLKRFYCYDEDDGLSPAADKVGLLSQEQLAQWLPQQRDLDAYFLGPKGFMGAVKRHLKALGVPDQQSRYEFFGPAAALE, encoded by the coding sequence ATGCTCAGTCGAGAAGAACGCGCCATCATTCGCTCCACCGTTCCGTTGCTGGAAAGCGGGGGTGAAGCGTTGATCACTCACTTCTATCGCATGATGCTGTCCGAGTACCCGCAGGTGCGCCCGCTGTTCAACCAGGCTCACCAGGCCAGCGGCGATCAACCGCGTGCCTTGGCCAACGGTGTGTTGATGTATGCACGGCACATTGACCAGCTCGATCAACTGGGCGACCTGGTGGCGAAGATCGTCAACAAGCACGTTGCCCTGCAGATCCTGCCGGAACATTACCCTATTGTCGGTTCATGCCTGTTGCGGGCAATCGCCGAAGTGCTGGGTGCAGAGATCGCCACGCCCGAAGTGATTGCGGCGTGGGGCGCAGCCTACAACCAGTTGGCCGATATCCTGATCGGCGCCGAAGCCGGCATGTACGACAAGAAGGCCGAGGCGCCGGGCGGCTGGCGTGGCGAACGAGAGTTCATCCTGACGGCCAAGGTCCAGGAAAGCTCGGAGATCACCTCGTTCTACTTTGAACCTGCGGACAAGGGCCCGATCCTGGTGGCCGAACCGGGCCAGTACATTGGCATGAAGCTGGTGCTCGATGGCGAGGAAGTGCGCCGCAACTATTCACTGTCGGCCCTGGCGGACAATGGTCAGTACCGTATCAGCGTCAAGCGCGAGCCGGGTGGGCGGGTGTCCAATCACCTGCATCATCATTTCGATGTCGGTAGTCGCATCCAGTTGTTCCCGCCGTCCGGGGATTTCTACCTGACCGCCAGCGACAAGCCATTGGTGCTGATCAGCGGCGGCGTCGGCATCACCCCGACCCTGGCCATGTTGCAGGCGGCGCTGCAAACCGAGCGGCCGGTGCATTTCATTCACTGTGCGCGCAACGGCAGTGCCCATGCTTTCCGCGACTGGATCGACGACCTGGCCAAGCGGCATCCGCAGCTCAAGCGCTTCTACTGCTACGACGAAGACGACGGCTTGAGCCCGGCGGCCGACAAGGTGGGGCTGTTGAGCCAGGAGCAACTGGCGCAATGGCTGCCGCAGCAACGTGACCTGGACGCCTATTTCCTCGGGCCGAAGGGTTTCATGGGGGCCGTCAAGCGCCACCTCAAGGCCTTGGGTGTGCCGGACCAGCAGAGCCGTTACGAATTCTTCGGCCCGGCGGCGGCGCTGGAGTAA